Proteins encoded together in one Coffea arabica cultivar ET-39 chromosome 2c, Coffea Arabica ET-39 HiFi, whole genome shotgun sequence window:
- the LOC113727595 gene encoding gamma conglutin 1-like, with protein sequence MASRFNFILAFSTLVSLLFASAPGAAQAPFNPNALYLPVLKDNATSLLVVDIYKRTPLKSIPLLVDLNGKFLSVNCEQDYLSSTYNAPICHSTQCSQVENHFCHTCLSQAKPGCHNNTCAVLATNPLTNTNVVSELAQDTLAIKTIEASNPGPLAVVRYFLFACTPSSFLQGPLPQNVQGIVGFGHNQVSLPRQLASHFGFPQKFALCLSSKTNQNGVIFLGNASYRIGDKDISQGMQYTPLTIGSQGEYQILVKSIRINHKPVQFNRPLLSRTRSFGGTVIGTTDPYTVLEHSIFENFTQFFTNEFTAIGASQVDPVSPFGVCFNKLPPPVPKVDIAAPIIDFVMENRDTAWSIFGSNSIVKARPGIWCLAFVDGGYKPRAPIVLGAYQLEDHIFEFDLASSQLGFRVTLKADYNTCDQFNFNPTP encoded by the coding sequence ATGGCTTCCCGCTTCAATTTTATTCTCGCTTTCTCGACTCTCGTTTCCCTTCTGTTTGCATCAGCACCTGGAGCTGCTCAAGCTCCCTTCAACCCGAACGCCCTTTACCTCCCAGTGCTGAAAGATAACGCCACAAGCCTCCTTGTTGTCGATATCTACAAAAGAACACCCCTCAAATCAATCCCACTACTTGTAGACCTGAATGGCAAGTTCTTATCAGTTAATTGTGAGCAAGATTACCTGTCATCCACCTATAATGCTCCAATTTGCCATTCAACTCAGTGTTCACAAGTTGAAAATCATTTCTGCCACACATGTTTATCCCAGGCTAAGCCTGGTTGCCATAACAACACTTGTGCAGTCTTGGCAACAAACCCTCTCACCAACACAAATGTAGTTAGTGAACTTGCACAAGATACACTAGCAATTAAGACTATTGAGGCCTCAAATCCAGGCCCTCTGGCTGTTGTCCGCTACTTCCTCTTTGCATGCACGCCATCATCTTTTCTACAAgggccattaccgcaaaatgtaCAAGGAATAGTTGGATTTGGCCACAATCAAGTTTCTTTACCAAGGCAACTAGCGTCTCACTTTGGATTCCCGCAGAAATTTGCCTTGTGTTTATCTTCAAAAACCAACCAAAATGGAGTCATCTTTTTGGGGAACGCATCTTATAGAATTGGAGACAAGGACATCTCTCAAGGTATGCAATATACCCCATTAACTATTGGATCACAAGGAGAGTACCAGATACTAGTGAAATCAATCAGGATAAATCACAAGCCTGTCCAATTCAACAGACCTTTGCTTTCAAGAACTAGAAGCTTTGGTGGAACAGTGATCGGCACAACAGATCCGTACACCGTTCTTGAGCACTCAATTTTCGAAAACTTCACTCAGTTCTTCACGAATGAATTCACTGCCATTGGTGCATCTCAGGTGGATCCAGTATCACCTTTTGGAGTATGTTTCAATAAATTGCCTCCTCCGGTTCCAAAAGTCGATATAGCTGCTCCCATCATCGACTTTGTGATGGAAAATCGTGACACTGCCTGGAGTATATTCGGTTCAAATTCCATAGTCAAAGCAAGGCCTGGAATTTGGTGCTTAGCATTCGTTGATGGAGGATATAAGCCCAGAGCTCCAATTGTCTTGGGTGCATATCAGTTGGAGGATCACATATTTGAGTTTGATCTGGCTAGTTCCCAGTTGGGATTTAGGGTGACCCTAAAGGCTGATTACAATACCTGTGATCAATTCAACTTCAATCCTACACCATAA